A genomic stretch from Flavobacterium humidisoli includes:
- a CDS encoding CoA-binding protein: MKNKKTLVIGASTNPERYSYRAVNMLVGKGNSVLAIGQKAGEVAGVKIQTKAIPVKNIDTITLYLNPIRQRDYYNYIIESHPKRVIFNPGTENPELYQLLELNDIQVEVACTLVLLATNQY, translated from the coding sequence ATGAAAAATAAAAAAACATTAGTTATAGGAGCGTCTACAAATCCAGAGCGTTATTCTTATAGAGCAGTAAATATGTTGGTAGGAAAAGGGAATTCTGTTTTAGCAATCGGACAAAAAGCTGGAGAAGTTGCAGGAGTAAAGATTCAAACTAAAGCAATACCAGTTAAAAATATTGATACTATCACTTTGTATTTAAATCCTATTCGTCAGAGAGATTATTATAATTATATTATTGAGTCGCATCCTAAGCGAGTGATTTTTAATCCAGGAACCGAAAACCCAGAGCTATACCAATTACTAGAATTAAATGATATTCAAGTAGAGGTAGCTTGTACATTAGTTTTGTTGGCTACAAATCAATACTAA
- a CDS encoding MarC family NAAT transporter, which produces MELFIYLFAALFSVLNPIGTVPIFVGLTQHDSQKERSRISLWTAINVFIILLVSYFIGQYVLTFFGISIDALRIAGGIVIVNSGFSLLSGKFNKKRGINKKIENEAQHRNDIALTPLAIPMLAGPGSMSLLIAFYQEHHEINEIIISSLAILAIAVAIFAILKSAHYLARILGASGIVAISRIVGFIVISIGIQYIVSAIVNIIKGNF; this is translated from the coding sequence ATGGAATTATTTATTTACTTATTTGCCGCCTTGTTCTCAGTGTTAAACCCAATTGGAACTGTACCTATTTTTGTCGGATTAACTCAACACGACTCTCAAAAAGAAAGATCCAGAATCTCTCTTTGGACCGCAATCAATGTCTTCATCATATTATTAGTTTCTTATTTCATTGGCCAATATGTTCTAACTTTTTTCGGAATCAGCATAGACGCTTTAAGAATTGCTGGGGGAATTGTAATTGTAAATTCTGGTTTTTCTTTACTTTCTGGAAAATTCAACAAGAAACGAGGAATCAATAAAAAAATTGAAAATGAAGCGCAACACAGAAACGATATAGCATTAACGCCTCTAGCAATACCAATGCTAGCTGGCCCTGGGTCAATGTCGCTTTTAATTGCTTTTTACCAAGAACATCATGAAATAAACGAAATTATAATTTCGTCATTGGCTATTCTTGCAATTGCTGTAGCGATTTTTGCCATTTTAAAAAGCGCTCATTATCTAGCTAGAATTTTAGGAGCATCTGGAATAGTTGCTATTTCAAGAATTGTTGGCTTTATCGTTATTTCCATCGGAATTCAATACATAGTAAGTGCTATAGTAAATATTATAAAAGGAAATTTTTAA
- the ctlX gene encoding citrulline utilization hydrolase CtlX gives MKQTTNAIVMIRPVAFRMNEQTAVNNYYQKVLDGLLPSTVNAKAQQEFDAFVEKLRAVGVDVTVVDDNLETDTPDSIFPNNWVSFHENGDVALYPMFAENRRQERREDILDTLEEKGFEIANIMDYTSAEEDGIFLEGTGSLLLDRANGKAYCALSPRADEELFIEFCEDFDYAPVIFEAFQTVGGERKLIYHTNVMMCLGETFAVICADSIDDKKERKMVLDNLKQDQKEIILITEDQVNNFAGNMLEVRGKDDKKYIVMSASAHQSLTPKQISQLENHAEILSSSLDTIEACGGGSARCMMAEVFLPRS, from the coding sequence ATGAAACAAACTACCAATGCTATCGTGATGATTCGGCCAGTTGCATTCAGAATGAATGAGCAGACGGCTGTAAATAATTATTATCAAAAAGTTTTAGATGGACTTTTACCAAGTACCGTTAATGCTAAAGCGCAACAGGAGTTTGATGCTTTTGTTGAAAAATTAAGAGCGGTCGGAGTAGATGTTACTGTTGTTGATGACAATTTAGAGACTGATACTCCTGATAGTATTTTTCCAAACAATTGGGTTTCATTTCATGAAAATGGTGATGTAGCACTTTATCCGATGTTTGCTGAAAATCGTCGCCAGGAACGTCGTGAAGATATTTTGGATACTTTGGAAGAAAAAGGATTCGAAATTGCTAATATAATGGATTATACTTCAGCAGAAGAAGATGGTATTTTCTTAGAAGGAACGGGTAGTTTGTTATTGGATAGAGCTAATGGAAAAGCATATTGCGCATTATCTCCAAGAGCAGATGAAGAGCTTTTTATAGAATTCTGCGAAGATTTTGATTATGCTCCGGTTATTTTTGAAGCTTTTCAAACGGTTGGTGGCGAACGTAAACTAATTTATCATACTAACGTAATGATGTGTTTAGGCGAGACTTTTGCTGTTATTTGTGCAGATTCTATCGATGATAAGAAAGAGCGAAAAATGGTTTTAGATAATCTTAAACAAGATCAAAAAGAAATCATTTTAATCACAGAAGATCAAGTGAATAATTTTGCTGGAAATATGCTAGAAGTTCGTGGTAAAGATGATAAAAAGTATATTGTTATGAGTGCTTCTGCACACCAGAGTTTAACTCCAAAACAAATTTCTCAATTAGAAAATCATGCAGAAATCTTAAGTTCAAGCCTTGATACAATTGAAGCTTGTGGGGGAGGAAGTGCAAGATGTATGATGGCAGAAGTTTTTCTGCCAAGGAGTTAA
- a CDS encoding dimethylarginine dimethylaminohydrolase family protein codes for MLQLNVKNETSRLRAVVLGSAVHNGPTPTIEEAYDPKSLEHIKAGTYPLEKDMIAEMDAFNAVFQKYDVTVYRPEMIENYNQIFARDIGFVIDDVFVKSNILPDRERELDAIQYVIDQIDPLKVVRPPEEVHIEGGDVMLWNDHIFIGTYKGSDYKDYITARTNMHGVNYIKSLFPNKIVKEFDLVKSKLEARDNALHLDCCFQPVGKNKGIIYKRGFREEADYLYLVKLFGKENLFHIERNEMYNMFSNVFSIDENVVVSEKNFTRLNNWLRENGFTVEEIPYAEISKQEGLLRCSTLPLIRD; via the coding sequence ATGTTGCAATTAAATGTAAAGAACGAAACGTCTCGACTTCGTGCTGTAGTTCTGGGTTCTGCTGTTCATAATGGACCAACTCCAACTATAGAAGAGGCTTATGATCCTAAATCATTGGAACATATTAAGGCGGGAACTTATCCTTTAGAAAAAGATATGATTGCTGAAATGGATGCTTTTAATGCTGTTTTTCAAAAATATGATGTAACAGTTTATCGTCCAGAAATGATTGAAAACTACAATCAGATTTTTGCAAGAGATATTGGGTTCGTAATTGATGATGTCTTTGTGAAATCGAATATTCTTCCAGATAGAGAACGTGAATTGGATGCTATTCAATATGTAATTGATCAGATAGATCCATTAAAAGTAGTTCGTCCTCCAGAAGAAGTTCATATAGAAGGAGGAGATGTGATGCTTTGGAATGATCATATATTTATCGGAACTTATAAAGGAAGTGATTATAAAGACTACATTACAGCAAGAACCAATATGCATGGTGTGAACTATATTAAATCGTTATTTCCTAATAAGATTGTTAAAGAATTTGACTTGGTGAAATCTAAATTAGAAGCAAGAGATAATGCGTTACATTTAGATTGTTGTTTTCAGCCAGTCGGAAAAAATAAAGGCATTATTTATAAAAGAGGTTTTCGTGAAGAAGCAGATTATCTTTATTTAGTGAAGCTTTTCGGGAAAGAAAATCTATTTCATATTGAAAGAAACGAAATGTATAATATGTTTTCGAATGTATTTTCAATTGATGAAAATGTGGTGGTTTCTGAAAAGAATTTTACGAGATTGAATAATTGGCTTCGTGAAAATGGTTTTACAGTTGAAGAAATTCCATATGCTGAAATTTCAAAGCAAGAAGGTTTGTTGAGATGCTCGACGCTTCCATTAATTAGAGACTAA
- a CDS encoding citrate synthase translates to MSKIATLEIDGKKIELPVITGSENESAIDINKLRDLTGFITLDPGYKNSGSCTSEITFLDGEEGILRYRGYSIEDLAEKANFLEVSYLLIFGELPTASQLEDFENGIKKHSLVNEEMKNIIDGFPKTAHPMGVLSALTSALTAFNPKAVNVDNEKEMYEAICKTMAKFLVIATWTYRKSMGYPLNYYDNTKGYVESFMQLMFKLPTGPYAANPVIVNALDKLFILHADHEQNCSTSTVRMVGSSHAGLFASVSAGVSALWGPLHGGANQAVLEMLEEINKDGGDTDKFLAKAKDKNDPFRLMGFGHRVYKNFDPRAKIIKKAATEVLETLGVEDPILDIARKLEKAALEDEYFKARNLYPNVDFYSGIIYRALGIPTDMFTVMFAIGRLPGWIAQWKEMRENKEPIGRPRQIYTGHPLREFKSNK, encoded by the coding sequence TCACAGGAAGCGAAAACGAATCAGCTATCGATATTAACAAATTACGTGATTTAACAGGTTTCATTACCCTTGATCCAGGTTATAAAAATTCAGGATCTTGTACAAGCGAAATCACTTTCCTAGATGGAGAAGAAGGAATTTTGCGTTACAGAGGATACTCAATTGAAGATCTTGCAGAAAAAGCAAATTTCTTAGAAGTATCTTATCTTTTAATTTTTGGTGAATTGCCTACAGCTTCACAATTAGAAGATTTTGAAAATGGTATAAAAAAGCATTCTTTGGTAAACGAAGAAATGAAAAATATCATTGACGGTTTTCCTAAAACGGCTCACCCAATGGGAGTGTTATCTGCTTTAACAAGTGCTTTAACAGCATTCAACCCTAAAGCAGTTAATGTTGATAATGAAAAAGAAATGTACGAGGCTATTTGTAAAACAATGGCAAAGTTTCTTGTAATTGCTACATGGACTTATAGAAAATCTATGGGTTATCCTTTGAACTACTACGATAATACAAAAGGATATGTAGAAAGCTTTATGCAATTAATGTTTAAATTGCCTACTGGTCCTTATGCCGCAAATCCGGTAATCGTAAATGCTTTAGATAAATTATTTATCCTTCACGCTGATCATGAGCAAAACTGTTCTACATCTACTGTTAGAATGGTAGGTTCTTCTCACGCAGGATTATTTGCTTCAGTTTCTGCAGGAGTTTCTGCTTTATGGGGGCCACTTCACGGTGGAGCAAACCAAGCTGTACTTGAAATGCTTGAAGAAATTAATAAAGACGGTGGAGATACAGATAAATTCTTAGCAAAAGCAAAAGACAAAAATGATCCTTTCCGTTTAATGGGATTCGGGCACAGAGTTTATAAAAATTTTGATCCAAGAGCTAAAATTATCAAAAAAGCTGCAACAGAAGTATTAGAGACTTTAGGTGTTGAAGATCCGATTTTAGATATCGCAAGAAAATTAGAAAAAGCTGCTCTTGAAGATGAATACTTCAAAGCAAGAAACTTATATCCAAACGTTGATTTCTACTCTGGAATTATCTACAGAGCTTTAGGAATTCCAACAGATATGTTTACTGTTATGTTTGCAATTGGAAGGCTGCCAGGTTGGATTGCGCAATGGAAAGAAATGCGTGAAAACAAAGAACCAATTGGAAGACCAAGACAAATTTATACAGGACATCCTTTACGAGAGTTTAAGTCTAATAAATAA